Genomic DNA from Triticum dicoccoides isolate Atlit2015 ecotype Zavitan chromosome 4B, WEW_v2.0, whole genome shotgun sequence:
aatctgcgagggaaaggcggaacatccctccgctctcataaccttttccgacaaatagtccatacttagtaacaactaatttattagactcgaataccaacttaaacccttctctacatagaagggagccactgacgaggttcttcttgatggcggggacatgctgcacgttcttcagctgcacgatccttcccgaagtaaacttcagatcgaccgtgccaacaccatgaacagaagcactcgcgccattccccatcaatacgtatccgtggcctgtgacctggtaagaagagaacaatgaaatgtcagcacacacatgaacacctgcacctgtatccacccaccaatcggtaggctgaaacactgaaaaaacagtaaataaattaccgtacccagatgcaccattctcattgttgcccacaatcatgttgacagacttggggtcctgtcctgacttcttaaacttgtttgggcacttgttggcccaatgttcagccgaaccacaagtaaagcagccctcatccttcttgttcttcttgaaggtcttcttatccttcttcttgaagtcgttattctgttggacaccgttctttcccttgaacctgtgggagttgaagttcctctggttcaccatgttggcaacagaagtcccttcggccccttttccgtgcgagtcctttgccctcgaattctgctcaacactcagatggccaatgacatcctccacagagaattcacgcctttgatgtttcagagtggttgcaaagttcctccaggaattgaggagcttagcgattatgcagcccgcgacaaacttgcccggtaactcgcacttcagaagctcaagctccttaacaatgcatattatctcatgagcctgctccagtacaggacggttctcaaccatcttgtaatcgtggaactgctctataatatacatctcgctccctgcatcggcggccccgaacttagatccgagcgcctcccacaagtccttggcgacatgcacatgtaaatatgcgtcgaccagtttatctccgatcatgctaagaactgctccgagaaacacagtggttgcctccctgaacgccttctcctgttcaggagcaatcgttcccgtggacacaccggtgacccagaacacgttcatagtcGTGAGTCATAAAGTGGTCTTTGTCTGCCAACACTTAAAATACGTACcgataaacttatccggtttcagtgctgcggcaaagccacttgccgaaaaacTCCTACACATAATAGATTTTTGGATTGCTAAGAAAATAGGCAATTTttcgactaatttaatccataagtAGATAACTAACATGACATTGACAGAACTAACAACATACTGGTACTGATCTAAACGAGCACGTACTACATaaatagtagacaaatctacacataatgCTAGCACTGCTAATACAGAAATTATCAGGAGAGGTTAGGCCATGCAGAAGCCGCCACCGCGGTGGCAGCAGCAAAAGCGTCctgggcggccttcttgtcggcctcggtcttgTCGGCGGCAGCAGCAAAGGAATGGCGGGCGGGCGGGCGCGCGCGGCGGGGCAaggcgggcggaggaggaggaggagcgcgcgtgggcctcttctcttctcaaactccaatagcatgtagaagagccacccttataaaccactccaactttccttccactagcatggtgggactaaacttcccaccaccttgtcatgccacctacatgggtccttagagatcaaatctgaaattgtcatatgggctctaggctcatctcacatttcaacacatagtgggatccgaatttctcGTCTCAATTATTGGAAGCGAATGAAGTCGTTGTGCGTGATGTATATATTAATACGTGCAGTGCACCCCTTGAACTCGTCTCTGCTAGGCCGGTTCTGACGAGCGTCATAAACAATTTTCATTTTAATTCGTCTGATGCAAAAGAAGTCTCACTGCGCCTGCTTGCCCTGGCACAGGACGCATGGGTTCGTGCTGGACCACTGCCAATTATGCATACCACGTCTAAAAAAAACAAAACGGTGTGGTGCTAAAGTTGGAGGTAGCTGGAGCTTAACTGAAATATTTTTTGTTGCAGGGTAGACTGGCACCGGATCTATTTAGCGGAGACTGGTACCGGATCTAGCATTGATCTTACAGATAAGTTAGTAGTGTAGGCCAATGAAAGGAGACACACTATGTTCGTTATCTTTTCGAATGGGGGCACAAATGAAAGCTCTCACAGTCACAGCAAACGACCATGGAAAGGATCTTTCGCAGCAACAACAAAATAACGACCATGAAAAGGATCGGGATCGAAAGCGCACGTCTCTCTCACCGAAAGCTCGAGCACCGTGAACTGTGGGCGCTCATGGGGGTGATCGATCAGGATCAGTGGGCGTAGGAATTCAGAGCCCTCACTCTTCTCAGCTAGTAGCAGCCCCAGTTGCTTGCCAGGGTTTATATCCTATGGAAAAGCAGCGGGCTCACCTGGAATGGAACCCGAACGAAAAAGCCATCGTCAGTCAGCACAGCACTCATCACACCATATCTATAGCTTCGTTCGTAACAAGTACGCGCACGCGCGGTACGAGACGAGCTAGCGATGGAAGTAGCGGAACGGCCCGGCTTTGATTTCTAGCGCAACCAGATTGAACGGTTTCGGCTCGCCGCGCGGCGGCTCAGCTCAGCTCGGGCCACCGATGGATGGATCCGTCCCCTCTTTTGTCCGCCCCATGCATGCCGTCACGGCGACGTGCGGCCTAACGAACCGCGGCTCCTCGCGCGCCTTGACAAAGCGAAAGCTCGATCGATTAAGAAAATCGATCGCACTTGGCATGCAACAGTGGACTTCTCTAGCTATAAATACGCGCCAGATCCTCTCTTCCCCTCACCCATTCGGATCCATCCGAAAGCACCTGCCCATCAGCTTTCCTTCTGCTAGCTTTGTCTCGGTTATCTTCTGCTCTTCTGCTCTGCTCTTGGACTAATGGCCCATGGGAAGAGGTCTAGGCAGCAGGCCGAGTCGACCTCGGTCAGCCTGCTGGACCTGGACAGCGGCGACATGGCGCGCATCCTGCTGCTCTTCTCCGGCCACCACCAGCACCACGCCCACTACGGGCCTTCGTCGCCGGAGAGGGTGTTCGAGTGCAAGACCTGCAACCGGCGCTTCCCGTCCTTCCAGGCGCTCGGCGGGCACCGCGCCAGCCACAAGAAGCCGCGCCTGGCGGACGGCGCCGGCGCCGAGCCGCCCAAGCCCAAGGTGCACGGCTGCTCCATCTGCGGGCTCGAGTTCGCCGTCGGCCAGGCGCTCTGCGGCCACATGCGCCGCCACCGCGCCGTCGCGGCGGCAGGGGCCGGTGTCGGGCTTGGCCTCAGCCTCGGCCTCGGCATCGGGCCGAACGAGGGCGGCAACAAGAAGGCCGCGACGGCCGAGCTGGCGCTCGACCTGAACGAGCCGGCACTGGAGGAGGAGCCAGCCGATCGCGCCATGCTTGGGCTCGCCGTGGAATTCCCCGTGGTGGTTGACTTTCGACGTTAGGTTGAACTGAAGAAATTTGCGTCTGAACCATACAAATTTTTGTAGATCAATACGTATTTGGAATTTTGGATTGAGCTGCTAGAGAAGTCAACGACCCTTGGAACATTAGAAATGCTGGCTCGCGTATATACTTTTCTAATGTCTCAGGGGCAGGGGCTCTATATTTATAAGGTTTGACTTCTGGCGGTATTTGTAGTACTAGACGGGTTTTTCTCTTCTGCTCTCCCCCTTTTCCACGGGGAGTTCAGTTTTTTTTATGCTCCTTGGCCTTTTTTTTTTTATCTACTGCGTATGAATATTGCTGTAAACCTCTTGAATTACGAGAATATTATACAAGGATTTATTCCCAAGTCGTGCGGGCTATTTGTGGGTTCTTTGAAATCAAGATTTATTTAACGGGATTGTTAAAACTCAGCTAGCTGATATTtattttggtctcattcactttgtcAACCGTTAGATTAAAAGCGCAGTTATTCGTGCGAGATGAGCGACCCGGTTGTTCGTGTCGT
This window encodes:
- the LOC119293734 gene encoding zinc finger protein ZAT12-like, which encodes MAHGKRSRQQAESTSVSLLDLDSGDMARILLLFSGHHQHHAHYGPSSPERVFECKTCNRRFPSFQALGGHRASHKKPRLADGAGAEPPKPKVHGCSICGLEFAVGQALCGHMRRHRAVAAAGAGVGLGLSLGLGIGPNEGGNKKAATAELALDLNEPALEEEPADRAMLGLAVEFPVVVDFRR